In Thermococcus sp., a genomic segment contains:
- the hflX gene encoding GTPase HflX, producing the protein MKAIGVIRYSRKDRLSKVEFEELIRSAGYEVLSIIEQNRDEHPRYNIGRGKLEELKELVREFKPDKVIFANRLTPSQAYNLWKELRVEVMDRWQLVLEIFEKRAHSKEAKLQVELASLQYEVPLVKEAIRRIKLGDRAGFKGMGEYQTQQYLKHIRYRMGKIRKELEKVKAEREVRRKKREEFGFILVSLAGYTNAGKSTLLNALAGENVEARNQMFTTLDTTTRRFKLSGKRVLLTDTVGFIDGLPPFIVEAFHSTLEEIVKSDVILLVLDSSEPWREIARKFRASVDVLRELKALGKPIIVVLNKVDLIEGEDADEKVRLLKELSERVGLLIEGVARVSAKERKLDELYEILERTILRLPKYGAFEIVIENPEKVPAVMALLSSVGEILSVDYGDVTRIRAYIQTGMLKELTKMDVKIRRL; encoded by the coding sequence ATGAAAGCCATCGGCGTCATTAGATACTCGCGAAAGGATAGGTTAAGCAAAGTGGAGTTCGAGGAGCTCATCAGGAGTGCTGGTTACGAGGTTCTCTCGATTATCGAACAGAACAGGGATGAGCATCCCCGCTATAATATCGGAAGGGGAAAGCTGGAGGAACTTAAGGAGCTCGTCAGGGAGTTCAAGCCCGACAAAGTCATCTTCGCCAACCGCTTAACCCCGAGTCAGGCCTACAATCTATGGAAAGAGCTTAGGGTTGAGGTAATGGACAGGTGGCAACTTGTCCTTGAGATTTTCGAAAAGAGGGCGCACTCAAAGGAGGCCAAACTTCAGGTTGAGTTGGCTTCGCTCCAGTATGAAGTTCCACTCGTGAAGGAGGCGATAAGGCGAATCAAACTCGGTGACAGGGCCGGTTTCAAGGGGATGGGCGAGTACCAGACCCAGCAGTACCTCAAGCACATCCGCTACAGGATGGGAAAGATAAGGAAGGAGCTTGAGAAGGTCAAGGCCGAGCGGGAAGTGCGGAGAAAGAAGAGGGAAGAGTTCGGCTTTATCCTCGTGTCTCTGGCTGGCTATACAAACGCCGGCAAATCAACGCTCCTCAACGCTTTGGCTGGAGAGAACGTTGAGGCCAGAAACCAGATGTTCACAACCCTTGACACAACCACGAGGCGCTTCAAGCTCTCGGGAAAGAGGGTCCTCTTAACTGACACCGTGGGTTTTATAGATGGGCTTCCACCCTTCATAGTTGAGGCCTTCCATTCAACGCTGGAGGAGATTGTAAAGTCGGACGTAATACTCCTCGTTCTCGACTCGAGTGAACCATGGCGCGAAATAGCGCGGAAGTTCAGGGCTTCTGTGGACGTTCTGAGGGAGCTCAAGGCCCTCGGCAAGCCGATAATCGTAGTTCTCAACAAGGTGGATTTGATTGAAGGGGAAGACGCCGATGAGAAGGTTAGGCTTTTGAAGGAGCTCAGCGAGAGGGTTGGGCTCTTAATAGAGGGCGTTGCCCGGGTCTCTGCAAAGGAGAGGAAGCTTGATGAACTCTACGAAATCCTTGAGAGGACAATCCTCAGGCTTCCAAAATATGGGGCCTTTGAGATTGTCATCGAGAACCCGGAGAAGGTTCCAGCTGTGATGGCCCTTCTGAGCTCTGTTGGCGAGATTCTGTCGGTTGATTATGGAGACGTTACGAGGATTCGGGCTTACATCCAGACCGGGATGCTGAAGGAACTGACAAAAATGGATGTAAAGATAAGAAGGCTGTGA